From the genome of Gemmatimonas phototrophica, one region includes:
- a CDS encoding PDZ domain-containing protein, which yields MTGAHWRYSAVGVLAAGVLASAVEAQTPVSTTRQRASVKRLPTSNNVCMELESSPSALVNAPEGLALLRLKRELESAALTLEQQRQLEGAQVQRISQVQRGMDSLMQIVVRFTQDEQGGNVFVRRSDGRGGARPFDSVRVTMRPLDDSRGLFIAIDSTMRTGAPSISRFIRSLQPQVAAFAFEAESALPNGVTAPSGYMGLSLSGAQIRIVTPDGVMTSHCEYPLVETVDLGSPAARAGLTAGDTLVAYNGRDVMQSAVNYAELITAGNTVRIRVRRAGKPREVPVTVGARKEERAMVFVRAPQAPLPPSSPTPPPMNMFSGSGVVVIAGAQFATIDDEFAESLGLEPGVLVLRVPAGTPAADAGLRSGEVVRSVNGTPVRDVTSLRRTFYSAREARLLVQNKSGASRTVVLELR from the coding sequence ATGACAGGGGCACACTGGCGGTATTCCGCAGTGGGTGTGCTGGCCGCCGGAGTGCTGGCCTCGGCGGTTGAGGCGCAAACACCGGTCTCCACGACACGCCAACGCGCGTCGGTCAAACGACTGCCTACCAGCAACAACGTCTGCATGGAGTTGGAGTCGTCGCCGTCGGCGCTGGTGAATGCGCCGGAGGGGCTCGCGCTCTTGCGTCTCAAGCGGGAGCTCGAAAGCGCAGCGCTCACGCTTGAGCAGCAGCGTCAGCTGGAAGGGGCGCAGGTGCAGCGCATCTCGCAGGTGCAGCGCGGCATGGATTCGCTCATGCAGATCGTCGTGCGTTTCACGCAGGATGAGCAGGGCGGGAATGTCTTCGTGCGCCGCAGCGACGGCCGTGGTGGCGCGCGGCCTTTTGACAGTGTGCGCGTCACCATGAGGCCGCTTGATGATTCGCGTGGTCTGTTCATCGCCATCGATAGCACCATGCGTACGGGAGCACCGAGCATCAGCCGGTTCATTCGCTCGCTGCAACCCCAGGTGGCCGCGTTCGCGTTCGAAGCCGAGTCGGCGCTGCCCAACGGGGTGACGGCACCGTCGGGGTACATGGGGCTGTCGTTGTCGGGGGCACAGATCCGCATTGTCACGCCGGACGGTGTCATGACGAGCCACTGCGAGTATCCGCTGGTGGAAACGGTTGATCTCGGTTCGCCGGCGGCCCGTGCCGGTCTCACGGCGGGCGATACGCTGGTGGCGTACAACGGGCGCGATGTCATGCAGAGCGCCGTGAACTATGCGGAGCTCATCACGGCCGGCAATACGGTTCGTATCCGGGTACGGCGCGCGGGCAAGCCACGCGAGGTGCCCGTGACGGTGGGGGCGCGCAAGGAGGAACGCGCCATGGTCTTTGTACGCGCTCCGCAGGCCCCCCTGCCGCCGTCGTCGCCCACGCCCCCACCCATGAACATGTTCAGCGGCAGCGGGGTGGTGGTGATTGCGGGGGCACAGTTTGCGACCATCGACGACGAATTCGCCGAGAGCCTTGGCCTGGAGCCCGGGGTGCTGGTGTTGCGTGTGCCGGCGGGTACGCCCGCGGCTGATGCGGGGCTGCGCTCGGGTGAAGTGGTGCGGTCGGTGAACGGGACGCCGGTGCGTGACGTCACGTCACTGCGGCGGACGTTTTACTCCGCGCGCGAGGCACGGCTGCTGGTGCAGAACAAGAGTGGCGCGTCGCGCACCGTGGTGCTGGAGCTGCGGTAG
- a CDS encoding PepSY-associated TM helix domain-containing protein: MRRLRPLLFWTHLMAGLLSGVVVLIMSVTGVLLTYQKQMTLWADLRGVQAGPPTPGATRLSADSLLRLVASRESKTPTTVVWRQGAAMPVEVQFGRAGRQYLNAYTGTVVGTGSASMRKLFSVATDWHRWLATSDESRKTGRLVTGWSNLAFLVLVLTGIVLWWPRVVKWSALRQVLWFRRGLSPKARDFNWHNVIGIWSAIPLAIIVASAAVISFPWASDLVYRAVGDTPPARAPEGAPVGGAAAGRPALGTEGGAVVPLVGDVAALATERMPDWRTVSLAWPKNAEAPLVYTLDRGMGGEPHKRATLTVSRTGEPAKWQPFSSQSEGRRARSIMRFAHTGEVLGFWGQTLAGLVSLGAAVLVYTGLYLSLRRFLAWRRRANTVPAATTA; the protein is encoded by the coding sequence ATGCGCCGTCTCCGCCCGTTGCTCTTCTGGACCCATCTCATGGCCGGTCTCCTCTCCGGCGTGGTGGTGCTCATCATGTCGGTCACGGGCGTGCTGCTCACCTACCAAAAGCAGATGACACTGTGGGCCGACCTCCGGGGGGTGCAGGCCGGGCCGCCGACGCCCGGAGCTACCAGGCTCAGCGCCGATTCGCTGTTGCGGCTGGTCGCTTCCCGCGAGAGCAAGACACCCACCACCGTGGTATGGCGTCAGGGTGCCGCTATGCCCGTGGAAGTGCAGTTCGGCCGGGCCGGGCGCCAATATCTCAATGCCTACACCGGCACCGTCGTGGGCACGGGTAGCGCCTCCATGCGCAAGCTGTTCAGCGTGGCGACCGACTGGCACCGCTGGCTGGCCACGAGCGATGAGTCCCGCAAAACGGGGCGTTTGGTCACCGGCTGGTCGAACCTCGCGTTTCTTGTGTTGGTGCTCACCGGCATCGTGCTGTGGTGGCCCCGTGTGGTGAAGTGGAGCGCGCTGCGCCAGGTACTGTGGTTCCGCCGCGGACTGTCTCCCAAAGCGCGCGACTTCAACTGGCACAATGTGATTGGCATTTGGAGCGCCATTCCGCTGGCCATCATCGTTGCCAGTGCGGCGGTGATCTCCTTCCCGTGGGCGAGTGATCTGGTGTATCGCGCGGTGGGGGACACGCCGCCAGCGCGGGCGCCCGAAGGGGCGCCGGTCGGAGGGGCGGCGGCGGGTCGGCCAGCCTTGGGCACGGAGGGAGGGGCCGTCGTACCCCTTGTCGGTGATGTCGCCGCCCTCGCAACGGAGCGCATGCCCGACTGGCGCACGGTGTCGCTGGCATGGCCCAAGAACGCCGAGGCTCCGTTGGTCTACACGCTCGACCGTGGAATGGGCGGGGAACCCCACAAGCGTGCGACACTCACCGTCTCGCGCACCGGCGAGCCTGCCAAGTGGCAGCCGTTTTCGTCGCAAAGTGAAGGGCGGCGTGCTCGCTCCATCATGCGATTTGCGCACACCGGTGAAGTGCTTGGCTTTTGGGGGCAGACCTTGGCGGGGCTCGTGTCGCTGGGCGCCGCCGTTTTGGTCTACACAGGTCTCTACCTCTCGCTGCGCCGGTTCTTGGCCTGGCGGCGGCGGGCGAACACGGTGCCTGCCGCGACCACGGCGTAG
- a CDS encoding PP2C family protein-serine/threonine phosphatase: MVSVQDVSPPVVRPRDDELDLFGLTHTGRVRTSNQDQFLLCTVHPQVVVHGTSLADTSAITLRGERVATIMLVADGVGGSADGSEASRLATIAVTEYFASAMKCWHAAGSASENEFTAALRESAIEAHRRVKEQAAVQMEGRKMATTLSIGIVVWPWLYVVQVGDSRCYHFQDGELRQLTRDQTLAQEMIDRGALTPERAHNSPLNHVLSSAIGADDAVPEISRIDVSKRGSITLVCSDGLTKHVTDAEIADACGRLMSSEQLCRELVDLALERGGSDNVTVVVGRALPQG; this comes from the coding sequence ATGGTGTCTGTTCAAGATGTAAGCCCCCCCGTGGTTCGCCCTCGCGACGACGAGCTCGATCTCTTCGGGCTCACGCACACTGGTCGTGTGCGGACGTCAAATCAGGATCAGTTTCTGCTGTGCACCGTGCACCCGCAGGTTGTGGTGCATGGCACCAGTCTCGCCGACACCTCGGCCATCACGCTGCGTGGAGAGCGGGTCGCCACCATCATGCTGGTCGCTGATGGTGTTGGCGGTAGCGCCGATGGCAGCGAAGCCAGTCGACTGGCCACGATCGCGGTAACGGAGTACTTCGCCTCGGCCATGAAGTGTTGGCATGCGGCGGGTTCAGCCAGCGAAAACGAGTTCACGGCCGCGCTGCGTGAGTCGGCCATTGAAGCGCATCGTCGCGTCAAGGAGCAGGCGGCGGTGCAGATGGAAGGGCGCAAGATGGCCACCACGTTGTCAATCGGCATCGTGGTGTGGCCGTGGCTCTATGTGGTGCAGGTGGGCGACAGCCGCTGCTATCACTTTCAGGACGGCGAACTCCGTCAGCTCACCCGCGATCAGACGCTGGCCCAGGAGATGATTGATCGCGGTGCGCTCACCCCGGAGCGCGCGCACAACTCGCCGCTCAATCACGTGCTATCGAGCGCCATTGGCGCTGACGATGCTGTCCCGGAAATCTCACGCATTGACGTGAGCAAGCGTGGCAGCATCACGCTGGTGTGCAGCGACGGACTCACGAAGCATGTCACTGATGCCGAAATCGCCGATGCGTGCGGGCGGCTCATGTCATCCGAGCAACTCTGTCGCGAACTGGTGGATCTCGCCCTCGAGCGCGGCGGCAGCGACAACGTCACGGTGGTGGTCGGGCGGGCGTTGCCGCAGGGGTAG
- a CDS encoding matrixin family metalloprotease: MKTAETLLACCVVGLACFIGGQTVGARGSSVLIESSGTIATRPARVGPLDSTAAPTAKRLSTAHGEERLVTSNAPAERPRRDVDDARRRIAMGMDGTYIHELLTARDSAIARWPDRLSRPLRVHVRESEELESWNPDFTPAVRDAFDTWVQSGIPVRFTFVRDSATADIHVRFVSSFANGISGKTVWSRDGLHWLLSSDIQLAVTHPNGGSITPPQMRAIALHEVGHLLGLDHTSDPDNIMSARIRVRELSEADRATVRLVYSVPAGSLK, from the coding sequence ATGAAGACCGCCGAAACTCTGTTGGCCTGTTGCGTGGTGGGCCTGGCCTGTTTCATTGGCGGCCAGACCGTTGGTGCGCGGGGGTCCTCGGTACTGATCGAATCGAGTGGCACGATTGCCACGCGCCCGGCGCGTGTCGGCCCGCTGGACTCAACGGCCGCCCCGACGGCCAAACGCCTGTCCACGGCCCATGGGGAAGAACGGCTGGTGACCAGCAATGCGCCCGCCGAACGGCCGCGTCGCGATGTGGACGACGCGCGGCGCCGCATTGCCATGGGCATGGACGGCACCTACATCCACGAGCTGCTGACAGCCCGCGATTCGGCAATCGCCCGCTGGCCCGACCGCCTGTCCCGGCCATTGCGCGTGCATGTGCGGGAGAGCGAAGAGCTGGAGTCCTGGAACCCCGATTTCACGCCCGCTGTGCGTGATGCCTTTGACACTTGGGTGCAGTCGGGCATTCCGGTGCGTTTCACCTTCGTGCGTGACTCGGCCACAGCCGACATTCACGTCCGCTTCGTGAGCAGCTTCGCCAACGGCATCAGCGGCAAAACGGTGTGGAGCCGCGATGGACTACACTGGCTGCTCTCGAGTGACATTCAGCTCGCGGTGACCCATCCCAATGGCGGATCCATCACGCCGCCACAGATGCGGGCCATTGCGCTGCACGAAGTGGGGCACCTGCTCGGACTTGATCACACCAGCGATCCCGACAACATCATGTCGGCGCGGATTCGCGTGCGAGAATTGAGTGAGGCGGATCGTGCTACCGTACGCCTCGTGTATTCTGTGCCGGCGGGGTCGCTGAAGTAG
- a CDS encoding alpha-D-glucose phosphate-specific phosphoglucomutase, with protein sequence MQIVSTSPFADQRPGTSGLRKRTPVFQQPHYLENFVQALLEEAALPADATLVVGGDGRFLNREAIVTIIRMAAGNGIGHVVVGRGGLLSTPAASHLIRQGAAGGIILSASHNPGGPDGDFGIKYNTANGGPAPESYTNAVAARAAALTSYRIAELPAFDLDVQGTVELPGITIDVVDPVEAYASLMESLFDFDAIRKLFASGFRMRMDSMHAITGPYAVEILERRLGAAAGTVINAVPLPDFGGGHPDPNLTYAHELVEEMFGAQALDFGAASDGDGDRNMILGQRFFVTPSDSLAVMAANATLVPGYRAGLAGVARSMPTSAAVDTVATALGIPCFETPTGWKFFGNLLDAGRITLCGEESFGTGSNHVREKDGLWAVLFWLNIVAARGESVEQIVRAHWATYGRNYYTRYDYEAVPSDAANGVMALLRDRLSSLPGSVLTGRTVQAADDFSYTDPIDGSVSAKQGIRVLFTDGARIVYRLSGTGTEGATIRVYIESKETASDRLGMETAEALRDLVAAALELAEIVERTGREAPTVIT encoded by the coding sequence ATGCAGATCGTCTCCACGTCCCCGTTCGCTGACCAGCGGCCGGGGACGTCGGGTTTGCGCAAGCGCACTCCCGTGTTTCAGCAGCCGCACTATCTCGAGAACTTCGTACAGGCGCTGCTCGAAGAAGCCGCCCTGCCCGCCGACGCCACGCTCGTAGTCGGCGGCGATGGCCGCTTTCTCAACCGCGAAGCGATCGTGACCATCATTCGCATGGCGGCCGGGAACGGCATTGGTCATGTCGTGGTGGGACGCGGCGGCCTGCTCTCCACACCGGCGGCGTCGCATCTCATTCGACAGGGCGCCGCAGGCGGCATCATTCTTTCGGCCAGCCACAACCCCGGCGGGCCAGACGGCGACTTCGGGATCAAGTACAACACCGCAAACGGTGGCCCGGCGCCCGAGTCGTACACCAATGCGGTGGCCGCGCGTGCAGCAGCGCTCACGTCGTATCGCATTGCCGAACTGCCGGCGTTTGATCTGGATGTGCAGGGGACGGTAGAGTTGCCGGGCATCACCATTGACGTGGTGGACCCGGTTGAGGCCTATGCGAGCCTGATGGAGTCGCTGTTTGACTTCGACGCCATCCGGAAGCTGTTTGCGAGTGGATTCCGCATGCGGATGGACAGCATGCACGCCATTACCGGCCCCTATGCCGTGGAGATCCTCGAGCGCCGATTGGGAGCGGCAGCCGGCACGGTAATCAACGCCGTGCCACTCCCGGATTTTGGTGGTGGGCACCCCGATCCCAACCTTACGTACGCGCATGAGTTGGTGGAAGAAATGTTCGGTGCCCAGGCACTGGACTTTGGTGCGGCCAGCGATGGCGACGGCGATCGCAACATGATTCTCGGGCAGCGGTTCTTCGTCACGCCCAGCGACAGCCTGGCCGTTATGGCGGCCAACGCCACACTGGTCCCAGGCTATCGGGCCGGATTGGCTGGCGTGGCGCGCAGCATGCCCACCAGTGCCGCCGTCGATACCGTGGCGACGGCGCTGGGCATTCCCTGCTTCGAAACGCCCACGGGGTGGAAGTTCTTTGGCAACCTGTTGGACGCCGGGCGCATTACCCTCTGCGGCGAAGAAAGCTTTGGCACCGGCAGCAATCACGTTCGCGAGAAAGACGGCCTGTGGGCGGTACTCTTCTGGCTCAACATCGTGGCCGCGCGCGGGGAGAGTGTGGAGCAGATCGTGCGCGCGCACTGGGCCACGTACGGGCGCAATTACTACACGCGCTACGACTACGAAGCGGTGCCAAGCGACGCCGCCAACGGGGTGATGGCGTTGCTCCGTGACCGACTGTCGTCGTTGCCCGGCAGCGTGCTTACGGGTCGCACCGTGCAGGCCGCCGACGATTTTTCGTACACCGACCCCATCGACGGCAGCGTGAGCGCCAAGCAGGGCATTCGGGTGCTCTTCACCGATGGCGCCCGCATTGTGTACCGGTTGTCCGGCACGGGCACCGAGGGCGCGACGATTCGCGTGTATATAGAGTCGAAGGAAACGGCCAGCGACCGACTGGGTATGGAGACGGCGGAGGCGCTTCGGGATTTGGTGGCCGCCGCGCTCGAGCTCGCAGAGATTGTCGAGCGGACCGGGCGTGAGGCGCCAACGGTGATTACGTGA
- a CDS encoding protochlorophyllide reductase encodes MSTAPTCIITGASSGVGLYGAKSLAARGWHVVMACRDLAKATAAADALGIPKASRTLMPIDLGSQASVRAFVEAFRATGRALDALVCNAAVYLPRLTEPMRSPEGYEISVATNHFGHFLLANLLLPDLQRSTHASRRLIILGTVTANYEEFGGKIPIPAPADLGNLEGLEAGFLAPIAMLNGKAFKPGKAYKDSKLCNMITGRELHRRYHGQTGIVFNTLYPGCVADTPLFRHTPPAFQRIFPWFQKNITKGYVTQELAGDRLAQVVADPAFGSRSGVHWSWGNRQKEGREAFAQQLTARAQDQALGERLWTLTAGCVGMGS; translated from the coding sequence ATGTCGACTGCTCCTACCTGTATCATCACCGGCGCCTCGTCTGGCGTCGGGTTGTACGGCGCCAAATCACTGGCCGCTCGTGGTTGGCATGTGGTGATGGCCTGCCGCGATCTCGCCAAGGCTACGGCGGCCGCAGACGCCCTGGGGATCCCCAAGGCGAGCCGTACCCTGATGCCCATCGATCTGGGCTCCCAGGCCAGCGTGCGCGCCTTTGTCGAGGCCTTTCGCGCCACCGGCCGGGCGCTCGACGCGCTGGTGTGCAACGCAGCCGTGTACCTGCCACGCCTCACGGAGCCCATGCGATCGCCGGAGGGCTACGAAATCAGTGTGGCCACCAACCACTTCGGCCACTTTCTGCTCGCCAATCTCCTCCTCCCCGATTTGCAGCGCAGCACGCACGCGTCGCGCCGCCTCATCATTCTGGGCACGGTAACCGCCAACTACGAAGAGTTCGGCGGCAAGATCCCCATTCCGGCACCGGCAGACCTCGGCAACCTCGAGGGGCTGGAAGCCGGGTTTCTGGCGCCCATCGCCATGCTCAACGGCAAGGCGTTCAAGCCGGGGAAAGCGTATAAGGACAGCAAGCTGTGCAATATGATCACCGGGCGTGAACTGCATCGCCGGTATCACGGACAGACGGGGATCGTCTTCAACACGCTCTATCCCGGATGTGTGGCTGACACGCCGCTGTTCCGGCACACACCGCCGGCATTCCAGCGCATCTTCCCGTGGTTTCAAAAGAACATCACCAAGGGGTACGTGACGCAGGAGCTGGCGGGTGACCGCCTGGCGCAGGTGGTTGCTGATCCGGCCTTTGGGAGCCGCAGCGGAGTGCACTGGAGCTGGGGCAACCGCCAGAAGGAGGGGCGCGAAGCATTTGCGCAGCAACTCACCGCGCGCGCGCAGGACCAGGCATTGGGCGAACGCCTGTGGACGCTGACGGCGGGGTGCGTGGGGATGGGGAGTTGA
- a CDS encoding alpha/beta hydrolase, with product MSRSVLTLRAGPTALALLRERGLRPDDVDVVPGASGGAKWLGIAGLDRYLFGTFLQAPRTRPLHGIGSSIGSWRMACLAQRDPLAALARGHEAYTHHQVYSKNPSPREVTEVLTRCLDHLLGPTGVEEMVHHPTVRVHIITAEARGAAASEKRLVLATAMAFAAAANLISRRTLALQVRRTIFHAAADESPFLHLRDLPTVHRTLTEQNARAALLASGSIPLLLDGVRIPDTPGVHWDGGVTDYHLDLDFGDGDGLVLFPHFFEHVVPGWFDKSLPWRRAGARNFSRTLLIAPSPAFIAQLPGGKIPDRRDFYALTDRERFARWDRVNAMTSVLGEALHELIATGRLIDQVRPW from the coding sequence ATGTCGCGATCTGTCCTGACACTGCGCGCCGGCCCGACGGCGCTCGCCCTGCTGCGCGAACGCGGGCTGCGCCCCGACGATGTGGATGTGGTGCCCGGCGCCTCCGGCGGCGCCAAATGGCTGGGGATTGCCGGTCTGGATCGCTACCTCTTTGGCACATTTCTCCAGGCGCCACGCACCCGCCCCTTGCATGGCATTGGCAGTTCCATTGGCAGCTGGCGCATGGCCTGCCTGGCCCAACGGGACCCCCTGGCGGCGCTCGCCCGTGGACATGAGGCGTACACCCACCATCAGGTGTACAGCAAAAATCCGAGCCCGCGCGAAGTCACTGAGGTGCTCACCCGGTGCCTCGATCATCTGCTGGGGCCTACCGGCGTGGAGGAGATGGTTCATCACCCCACCGTGCGCGTGCACATCATTACCGCTGAGGCCCGCGGCGCCGCTGCCAGCGAGAAACGACTGGTTCTGGCCACGGCCATGGCCTTTGCCGCTGCGGCCAATCTGATTTCGCGGCGCACCCTCGCGTTGCAGGTCCGTCGTACAATCTTTCACGCCGCCGCCGACGAGTCGCCGTTCCTGCACCTGCGGGATCTGCCCACGGTGCACCGCACCCTCACCGAGCAGAATGCGCGAGCTGCGCTGCTTGCCTCAGGCTCCATTCCCCTCCTGCTGGACGGCGTGCGTATCCCGGACACCCCCGGTGTCCACTGGGATGGCGGGGTCACCGACTACCATCTCGACCTCGACTTCGGCGACGGCGACGGGCTGGTGCTCTTCCCGCACTTCTTCGAACACGTGGTGCCGGGGTGGTTCGACAAGTCCCTCCCGTGGCGACGGGCCGGTGCCCGCAACTTTTCCCGCACGCTGCTCATAGCACCCAGCCCGGCGTTCATTGCGCAGCTGCCGGGTGGCAAGATTCCCGATCGCCGCGATTTCTATGCGCTTACCGACCGAGAGCGGTTTGCCCGCTGGGACCGCGTGAACGCCATGACCAGTGTGCTTGGCGAAGCGCTGCACGAACTGATTGCCACGGGGCGACTCATCGATCAGGTACGGCCGTGGTAA
- a CDS encoding RNA polymerase sigma factor yields the protein METDAAIVRRAIDGDERAMRLLWNQHAPHVDAVVRRLAGDPDLAEDIAQEVWIQIFRALPSWRGDAKFSTWIHRVAINRTLNALRSVKRVAAAETAIEEDSAVVEQDAERSMLAQSIEDAARQLSPGARTVFLLHDVEGYTHEEIAVELGITPGGSKSQLFKARAKLRRLLAPLVESMSFQTGQDRSYAGGYAGGYAAQ from the coding sequence ATGGAGACTGACGCCGCCATTGTGAGACGGGCGATCGACGGGGACGAGCGCGCCATGCGGCTGCTGTGGAATCAGCATGCCCCGCACGTGGACGCGGTGGTCCGCCGACTCGCCGGAGATCCCGACCTTGCCGAGGATATCGCGCAGGAGGTCTGGATCCAGATTTTTCGTGCCCTCCCGTCATGGCGGGGGGACGCGAAGTTCAGCACCTGGATTCATCGGGTGGCCATCAATCGCACGCTCAACGCCCTCCGCAGCGTGAAGCGGGTTGCTGCGGCCGAAACGGCAATTGAAGAGGATTCCGCCGTGGTGGAGCAGGACGCCGAGCGCAGCATGCTCGCGCAGTCCATCGAGGACGCCGCGCGCCAGCTCTCTCCGGGGGCGCGCACGGTATTTCTGCTGCACGACGTGGAAGGCTATACCCACGAAGAAATCGCGGTGGAGCTGGGGATCACCCCCGGCGGCTCCAAATCACAGCTGTTCAAGGCCAGGGCAAAGCTGCGCCGGTTGCTTGCCCCGCTGGTGGAATCGATGTCGTTCCAAACCGGTCAGGATCGGAGCTATGCAGGTGGATACGCAGGTGGATATGCAGCCCAGTAA
- a CDS encoding prolyl oligopeptidase family serine peptidase encodes MRTPHLSVAAYAVLLSLGAPVAAAQPLTLDQVVQSGAITGSTPGAVTWSPDSRTLAFTWDSTGAGNRALWLVQHDGTRRRVIANLGGAAIREVSWRPDARALYALQGDALVQLTLATNALDTLAMVGREAHDFTLSPVGGQAAYLRDGDVWMVRLDAPGTAPRRLTTVSVPSIATVPLGTYARLDREIGPGTWSSAAPSFAFAPDGRTLAVHVVDRRAVRTVPFPYYLGAETQVNLLRRSYPGDANESRQMALVDVASGTMTVLPFEQPTAVQVLNFAWSPQGVLMVDREADDATERWVHVMQPGAAPRVVYHDQRASRIYTEHASAWSHNGTSLLLTTDRDDRYRVYSVSLTDSTPVPLTPATSDVQGEAMALPDGNVAWLSAAPSVSQRQLWRAARGQSPVQVTRRAGTHRVMISPDGRTVASLVSDDITPPHLVLVPMRGGVEQVVTAPGGPGLGSAQLVAPRYVTMAGPGDVAGADSLRAKVWLPAAAQRGERVPVVFGPIYSNTVRNRWGGTYGLLQQLLVQRGYAVIQVDVRGSTGYGRAFREAFLAEWGGRDLDDLAAAKQWLGAQSWADTSRTGIFGSSYGGLITVYSLFKRPGLFKAGVAGASATDPRFFGSDDVAIARRPLTHPDIFKRGALQYAGGLRDHLMLIHGLMDDVVPFKTTADLAEELMRQGKDFDLVIAPSATHGWTARPQHARYLLGKLVQHFDRYILPKGR; translated from the coding sequence ATGCGTACCCCACACCTTTCCGTTGCAGCGTATGCCGTGCTGCTGTCGCTCGGCGCGCCGGTGGCCGCCGCCCAACCGCTCACGCTCGACCAGGTCGTCCAGTCGGGGGCCATTACCGGCTCCACGCCCGGCGCGGTGACATGGTCGCCCGACAGCCGCACACTGGCCTTCACCTGGGACAGCACCGGCGCCGGGAATCGTGCGCTGTGGCTGGTGCAACACGATGGCACGCGCCGCCGAGTGATTGCGAACCTTGGAGGTGCCGCCATTCGCGAAGTGTCGTGGCGACCGGATGCCCGTGCATTGTACGCGCTACAGGGCGACGCGCTGGTGCAACTGACGCTGGCGACCAACGCGCTGGACACGCTCGCCATGGTTGGACGCGAGGCCCACGATTTCACGCTGTCGCCAGTGGGTGGGCAAGCAGCGTATCTGCGCGATGGTGACGTCTGGATGGTACGTCTTGACGCCCCCGGCACGGCGCCGCGCCGTCTCACGACCGTATCCGTCCCCTCTATTGCGACGGTTCCACTGGGCACCTACGCGCGACTCGACCGGGAGATTGGCCCTGGCACCTGGAGCAGTGCCGCGCCCTCGTTTGCCTTTGCGCCAGACGGGCGAACGCTGGCGGTGCACGTGGTGGATCGGCGCGCGGTGCGGACGGTCCCGTTCCCGTACTACCTCGGCGCCGAAACACAGGTGAATTTGCTGCGCCGTTCTTACCCCGGGGATGCCAACGAATCGCGGCAGATGGCGCTAGTGGATGTGGCGTCGGGCACCATGACGGTCCTGCCCTTTGAACAACCCACCGCCGTGCAGGTGCTCAACTTCGCGTGGTCACCGCAGGGCGTGCTGATGGTGGATCGTGAAGCCGACGACGCCACCGAGCGATGGGTGCACGTGATGCAACCGGGCGCGGCGCCGCGTGTGGTGTATCACGACCAACGCGCCTCGCGCATTTACACCGAGCACGCATCGGCGTGGTCGCACAACGGCACCTCGCTGTTGCTCACCACCGATCGTGACGATCGCTATCGCGTGTACTCCGTGTCGTTGACCGACAGCACACCGGTGCCGCTCACGCCGGCTACCAGTGATGTCCAGGGGGAGGCGATGGCGCTGCCCGATGGCAATGTGGCCTGGCTTTCCGCTGCACCTTCTGTGTCGCAGCGTCAGTTGTGGCGCGCGGCGCGTGGCCAGTCGCCGGTACAGGTTACGCGCCGGGCAGGGACGCACCGCGTGATGATCTCGCCGGATGGGCGCACCGTGGCCAGTCTGGTGAGTGACGACATCACGCCACCGCATCTGGTTCTGGTACCGATGCGCGGTGGCGTCGAGCAGGTGGTCACGGCACCGGGCGGACCCGGACTTGGCAGTGCCCAACTCGTGGCGCCGCGTTACGTGACGATGGCTGGTCCCGGTGATGTGGCAGGGGCCGACAGCTTGCGGGCCAAGGTGTGGCTTCCCGCCGCCGCGCAGCGTGGTGAGCGGGTGCCGGTGGTCTTTGGCCCCATCTATTCCAACACGGTGCGCAATCGCTGGGGCGGCACCTACGGCCTGTTGCAGCAGTTGCTGGTACAGCGTGGCTATGCGGTCATTCAAGTGGACGTGCGTGGCTCCACGGGATACGGGCGGGCATTTCGGGAAGCCTTCCTCGCCGAATGGGGCGGACGGGATCTCGACGACCTCGCCGCCGCCAAGCAGTGGCTGGGCGCACAGTCGTGGGCCGACACCTCGCGTACGGGGATCTTTGGTTCGTCGTACGGCGGACTCATTACCGTGTATTCGCTGTTCAAGCGCCCGGGGCTCTTCAAAGCCGGTGTGGCCGGCGCGTCGGCCACCGATCCGCGTTTCTTTGGCAGTGACGACGTCGCCATTGCGCGCCGCCCCCTCACCCATCCCGACATCTTCAAGCGCGGCGCCCTCCAGTACGCCGGTGGATTGCGTGATCATCTCATGCTCATTCACGGTCTGATGGACGACGTTGTCCCCTTCAAGACCACCGCCGATCTGGCCGAAGAGCTGATGCGGCAGGGAAAGGATTTTGATCTGGTCATTGCGCCGTCCGCCACGCACGGCTGGACTGCGCGACCGCAACATGCCCGATATCTGCTGGGGAAGTTGGTGCAGCATTTTGACAGATACATTCTCCCGAAAGGGCGTTGA